A portion of the Anthonomus grandis grandis chromosome 7, icAntGran1.3, whole genome shotgun sequence genome contains these proteins:
- the LOC126738901 gene encoding uncharacterized protein LOC126738901 codes for MIFLIFSLLFIGLHAAPAERWPNVMGSTPKNHVVIITPTSEYDAPVYHYSSTPPTKDSIFHSNPSYAGIEQHYPPPAAHYPPPHHTHHEKNHYDVKLLRKHYDDWLNKKVAFKTGLIKKAVDKTVDVTAKLAQYTADFLSRVAIETAAKLAKTSANHVIDKKGWKYAPDHHYH; via the exons atattttctttattgtttattggaCTACATGCAGCCCCTGCAGAGAGATGGCCAAATGTGATGGGATCAACCCCCAAGAACCATGTGGTTATTATAACACCTACCTCAGAATATG atgCTCCAGTCTACCACTACAGCTCCACTCCTCCAACCAAGGATTCAATTTTCCACTCCAACCCCAGCTACGCTGGTATTGAGCAGCACTATCCGCCACCAGCAGCACACTACCCACCGCCTCACCACACACACCACGAGAAAAACCACTATGACGTAAAACTCCTTAGAAAACATTACGATGATTGGTTGAATAAGAAAGTAGCTTTCAAAACCGGTTTGATTAAGAAAGCCGTCGATAAGACCGTGGATGTAACTGCTAAGCTAGCACAGTATACTGCTGACTTTCTAAGCAGAGTTGCTATTGAGACAGCTGCCAAGTTAGCCAAGACTAGTGCTAACCATGTGATTGATAAGAAGGGATGGAAGTATGCTCCTGACCATCACTACCATTga